AGAACGAAGAGGCGGTCGCCCGCCTTGATGCCCGCGTTGACGATATCGACACGCGCATGGCGGCCCAGTTCCAGGAAGTGCATGACGCCATGGAAACGGTCGGGCAGCAGCTCGACCAGACCGAGCGGACAGCAAAAGCCGTCATGCTGGAAGCCAGGGAAGCGGCCAACTCGACCGACGAGGAATTTGTCGAGCGCACCGGCAAGAAGCTCCAGCTGCTTGGCAATGAGATCAAACGGTCGGGCGACCAGATCGCTGCCGTCGAACAGATGGTTTCGTCCCTGTCGAACAAGATTGAGGATGCAGAGCGCCGGTCAGCCGAAGGAATCGCGGAAATTGCCGTCGACCTGACATCACTGCGTGATGAGTTTGCCCAAGGGCAGGAAGCGGCCAGCGCCAGCGAGGATCTGCGTCGGGCTACCGCCGATGCGGAGGAGACCGTCGCAACACTGCAACGCTCCTATGACGAAATGCTGGCCCGGCTCGAAGGCCGGTCCCTGCCGGCGGACGAGGCGGACGGTTCTGAGGACGATGACGCCGGTGAGGCGGAGGCCCCTGCCGCGGCAGCATTGGCCGCAGCGCCCGAGCAGGTTTCATCACCCGCCGATGACTTCAACGAGGCTGGCGGTGAAGATGAATTTGACGCTGTCTTTGGCGGCGCCGGTGCGTCCGGGGCGCCGACCACGGTAGAAGATGAGCCAGATGACGCGCCAGCTCATGCTGCGGCAATAGCAATTGGCGAGGCGGAACCTGCGGCAACGACCGAGGAGACGCCAGCGGACGATACGCCCAAGCCGCTGACGGCGCGCGAAAAAATCCTTGCTGCTGCCAAGGCGCGTAAGGAACGTCTGGAACGCGAGAACGCGGCTGAACAACAGGCCGATGCGCCTGACGAAGGCATGCCTGCGGAAATCATCGCTGAAGACACGCCGTTCACCGCGACAGACGAACCGACAGTTCATACCGAGGATGACGAGACTGACACTGCCCAGAACCGCAAACTCGGCCTGCCACTCGTGGCGCTGTTGGCCGTATTGCTGGCCGCCATGATCGGCGGCGCGGTGATCTTCTTCGGCGCGAGCCAACAGGAGACGACGTCGACCGAACAGACCTCGACGAGTGACCCGGCCAACGAGCCGGCACCGGTGGCGGCCAAGTCGCCACGGACCGAGAGCGAGAGCACCTCATCGCGCGCAACCGTCAATGAAGGCGGGATCGATGGCAGCGCGCTTTATGCTCGCGGCAAGATGCTGCTGAACAATGCCACCTCTGACAGCGATCGCTCAGAGGCGTTTGCAGCATTCCAGGAAGCGGCTTTTGCCGGTTACGTTCCCGCGCAGTACCGTCTGGGCGACATGTATTTTAATGGCCTTGGCACGTCGCAAAACCTGCCTGCAGCCAAAAAATGGTTCACCGATGCGGCCCTGTCCGGCAATGCGGCAGCCATGCACCGCCTTGGCACGCTGGCGATCAATGAAGATTTTGAGGGCGAAGATATCGACCTCGCCATCGAATGGTTTTCACGCGCCGCCGACTATGGCGTGATCGATAGCATGTACAATCTGGGCTACCTCTACGACCCGTCGGTCAATCGCCTACCCGTCGATATGCGCGATGCTGCCAAATCCTATCGCTGGTATATGCTGGCATCCCGTCAGGGGGACCCGCAGGCACCAATTGATGGGGCGAATGTGGCAGTGAATCTGGACCAGGCCGTGCTCGACCGGATTGATGCCGAGGTCGCCAACTGGCGCCCGGTTCCTTTCGATCCAGCCGTGAATGACGGCCTGCAACTCGTCGAGTAGCGACCAGCCAGCCCTCGTTCAGGTGGTGATGAACTGACGCTTGCCGTCAGTCAGCACCACTGCTGTCAACTTTGATGTCCAGACGGCACCGGTATCGACATTGATCCGCCATGCGAGATTGTCGACTTTCTTCACCGGCGTGTGCCCGTGCACGATGATGTGATCGGGGAATTTGCCTTCGCCTTCGGCAAAGAACGGGTCGCGGATCCATAAGAGATCCCGCTCGATCTGTTCGTCCAGCCCGCGCGACGGGTCAACACCCGCATGGACAAAGACATAGGGCCCGGCATCAAACCGCGTGGGCAGCGACATCAGAAAGTCGAAATGGGTGTCAGGCAGGGCCGCGGCCAGCTCCCTCTGTGTCTTGTCGAGGTCGTAGGGAAAGTCGAGCTTCACCCCGTAGCTGTCCAGCGTCTGCTCGCCGCCCCATTCAACCCACCCCTCAGCTCCCTCGCCCACGGCGAGAAAATCGAGCATGGCCTGTTCGTGATTGCCGCGCAGGAAAACGGTGCCCGGCCGTTCCAAAGCCAGCGCGGTCAGCGTTTCGATCACGCCGCGGCTGTCGGGGCCGCGATCAACATAATCGCCCAGAAAAACCAGCCGATAAGGCTTCGTCCCCATCTTGCGCTCAATCTTGGCCAACAGCTTCTGCAGCAGCGTGTTACAGCCGTGAATGTCGCCAATAGCGACCAGTGCCTCTTCGGGCGGGGCGGGGGTAATATCTGTCATGAGCTCCTGCACATAGGGAGTATGCGTCATGGCGTCGAGGTTCCAGTCAAATGCGTGGGTACAAACAGGCGCAAACGCGGTCATCCGTTGGCAGGATCGATGATTTGGCCTAAGGCCAAGGGCGCCTACGGTTTGTTGGAGGATGTGAGATGACGATCGCCGTGACAGGCGCTGCTGGCTATCTTGGCACTCACATGCTGCTCGGCCTCCATGATCGCGGTGAAAACGTTCTCGCCGTCGCTCAGACCGATGACATCATCCCGTATCTGCGCACCAAAATGCCCAATATCCGGCTGCCCCGGGAAGACGCGGACAGTCTCGCCGATCAATTCCGTCAGCATGACGTCCACCACGTGATCCATTTTGCTGGCGAGAGCACGATCACGGATTCCCTGATCGATCCACTGGCGGCCTTTGACCAGATTTTGGGCTCGACCCTCACCGTGCTGAAGGCGGCGAAAGCGGCAAGTGTCGAGCATTTCGTTTTCTCGTCCACGGCCTCGGTTTACGGTGTGCCGCAACGCATGCCGATCCAGGAAGAAGCACCGCTGAGCCCCATCTCACCTTTCGGTGCAGCGATGGCGATGGCGGAACGCATGGTGACGGATGTCTGTCGGCCTGCCGCCATTTCGACCGCGGTGCTGCGGTATTTCAACGTGGCCGGCGCCGATCCCAAAGGGCGGGCCGGTGAAGGCGGTCACCCGCGACATTTGATCAAAGCAGCGGCGCAGATTGCGACCGGTATTCTCGACGAGTCGCTGAAAATCTATGGCGACGACTATGAGACGCCGGACGGCACGGCCATTCGTGACTATCTGCACGTCTCCGACATGGCAGACGCCCACGCCGCGGCCATGGACTATCTGATCCGCGGCGGTCGCTCGGTGATTCTGAATTGCGGATACGGCGAAGGCTATTCGGTCCGCGAAGTGATAGATGCCGTCGAAAAAGTGATGGGTCATGAGATGCCAACAACCGTCGCCCCACGACGCGCCGGCGATCCGCCACAGCTCATTGCCGACAATGCCGGGATCCGCACGACGCTGGGCTGGACCCCCCGTTATGATGATATTGACCTTATTGTACGTACAGCTATCGACTGGGAACGAAAATCGAGGCTCGCAATCTGATATGTCATATGCCCAGTTCTGGCGCATCAACGCAGTGGTCATCCTTGTCCTGGTCACGATTGTCAGCCTGACCCCTGATCCGGAAAAAATCGGCAAAGTGATGGACTGGTCCGCCTGGATCGCGGCCCTTGTGCTCGGTGATCCCATGAGCGGGGACAAGGTCTCTCACTTCATGGCGTACGGCGCCTTGGGATTTTTCTCGACGCTCGGGTTCACCACCGCCAAACGCCAGGCTGGCTTGGTGTTTCTTGCCCTGCTCGGCTACGGCCTCCTGATGGAAGTCTGTCAGGGCATGTTCACATCAACGCGGACAAGCGATGCGCTTGATTTCCTCGCCAACAATCTCGGCGCATTGAGCGGCATCCTTGGGGCGCTCGTGGTCCGTGCCTTGGTGCAGCATTACGGCATTCATATCAGGACACCGGTTATTCGATGACCCACGCCCTTATCGTTATTCCCGCACGCTACGGCTCCACGCGCCTGCCGGCCAAGCCTCTGCTCGCCGATACCGGCAAGCCGCTCATTCAGCATACGGTAGAAGCCGCT
This genomic stretch from Parvularcula sp. LCG005 harbors:
- a CDS encoding metallophosphoesterase family protein — its product is MTHTPYVQELMTDITPAPPEEALVAIGDIHGCNTLLQKLLAKIERKMGTKPYRLVFLGDYVDRGPDSRGVIETLTALALERPGTVFLRGNHEQAMLDFLAVGEGAEGWVEWGGEQTLDSYGVKLDFPYDLDKTQRELAAALPDTHFDFLMSLPTRFDAGPYVFVHAGVDPSRGLDEQIERDLLWIRDPFFAEGEGKFPDHIIVHGHTPVKKVDNLAWRINVDTGAVWTSKLTAVVLTDGKRQFITT
- the galE gene encoding UDP-glucose 4-epimerase GalE; amino-acid sequence: MTIAVTGAAGYLGTHMLLGLHDRGENVLAVAQTDDIIPYLRTKMPNIRLPREDADSLADQFRQHDVHHVIHFAGESTITDSLIDPLAAFDQILGSTLTVLKAAKAASVEHFVFSSTASVYGVPQRMPIQEEAPLSPISPFGAAMAMAERMVTDVCRPAAISTAVLRYFNVAGADPKGRAGEGGHPRHLIKAAAQIATGILDESLKIYGDDYETPDGTAIRDYLHVSDMADAHAAAMDYLIRGGRSVILNCGYGEGYSVREVIDAVEKVMGHEMPTTVAPRRAGDPPQLIADNAGIRTTLGWTPRYDDIDLIVRTAIDWERKSRLAI
- a CDS encoding VanZ family protein; translation: MILTLLYVQLSTGNENRGSQSDMSYAQFWRINAVVILVLVTIVSLTPDPEKIGKVMDWSAWIAALVLGDPMSGDKVSHFMAYGALGFFSTLGFTTAKRQAGLVFLALLGYGLLMEVCQGMFTSTRTSDALDFLANNLGALSGILGALVVRALVQHYGIHIRTPVIR